The sequence GCCGCCGGGCGCGGTGTCGCCTAACCGGAGGTGCGCATCGGTCCGGTTGCGGAGCCGCATCTCGAGACGCTTGCGACGTTCGGACCACGGCTCGCCGACGAGCACGTCGTCGCCATCGAGGAGCAGGTCGAAGGCCATGAGGGCGGCCGGCGCGTCTTTGACCAATCGAGCGATGTCCGCCGCACCCTGGACATGCACGCGCGACTGCAGTCCCTGGAAGCGGCCGGGCTTGCCGCGCACGAGCGAGACGATTTCGCCGTCGAGCACGAGGGGGCGGCGTGCGCGACGGGCCAATTTCTCGAGCGCGTCGACGATCTCTGGAAATTGCGCGCGCTTGTCGAGGCCGTTGCGCGTCATGAGACGCACCTGGTCGGCGGTCGCGTAGGCGAGCACGCGAATGCCATCATATTTGGGCTCGAAGGTCCATCCGTCGTCTTGCGGCACCTCGCTGCCGACGCGCGCGAGCATGGGTTCGAGCGCCGGAAGGTCGACGTCCGTCGCGCGGTTGCTGTGCCAGACGGCGCGCGGATCCGTCCCGCTGGTTTTGCGGCCTCGCCGGGCGCGTTTGCCGCTCGCGATCTCATCCATGGTGCGGCCCGTCGTGGCGGATGTGTCGACCTCGGCCGCGATGTCGGCGCCGGGCCGTGCGGCGTCGTCGCGATGCTTGATGAGCAGCCACTGCGGCTTGTCGGGCGAGCCGCGCTTGGTGCGGACGAGCACCCACGACCCGTGCAGCCGCTCGCCATCGAGCTCGAACTTGAGGTCGCCCTTGGCGTACGCGCGGCGCAGCGCATCTTCTGGGTTAGGCGAAGGCGGATCGCTGGTGTAGGTCCCGCGGTCCCAGATCATCACGGTGCCGCCGCCATATTCGCCCTGCGGAATGGTGCCCTCGAACGCGTTGTACTCGATCGGGTGGTCTTCGACCTGCATGGCGAGTCGCTTGACCGATGGGTCGAGGCTCGGGCCCTTGGGCACGGCCCAGCTTTTCATGACGCCGTCGAGCTCGAGGCGGAAGTCGAAGTGGAGGTGGCTCGCCGCGTGCTTCTGGATCACGAACTGCAGCGCGCGCGGCCCCGAGATCCGCGCTGGTGCCGCGCCGCCAGCGGGTTCCGGCGTGGTCTCGAAGTCGCGCTTGCGCCTGTACGTGCGGAGCTTGCCGGCGGTGCCGCGCGCCGCCGCCTTCTGCCTAACGCTGCGCTTGCGCGCGGTCTTCTTGCGCGTCGCCGGCATCGTCAGGCCGACCGCGCGGCGCGCTTTCTCGTCGTGCGCGTGCGGCGCGCCGCGGTCCGGCCGCGTCGTGCGCCGGTTCTGCCGTGCTTCCCGGCGCCCGCAAGGCTCTGCTGCAGGCGCTGCATCAGGTCGATCACCTTGTCGTCGCCCTTGGCCGTCTCGGGCTCCTCGAGCGATGCGTGCGTGCCTTTCATCTTCGACTTGATGATCTTCATCAGGTTGGCATGGTACTGATCGCGGTACCGCTCCGGTTGAAACGCCGCCTTGAGACCGTCGATCAGTTGCTGTGCCATGTTCAACTCGGCCTGACGCACCTCTTTTGTCGACGGGAAGGCGTAATCGCTCTCGTCGACGAGCTCATCGGCAAAGCGCATCAGCTCGAGCACGAGGGCGTTACCCACCGCTTTGAGTCCAGCGATGTGCTCGCGTTGATGGATCACGATCGTGCCTAACCCAATCGTCTGGGTCTTCCGGATCGCCTCCCGCATCACCGCGTAGGCCATCTCGCCGCCTTTGCCCGGGATGAGAAAGTAGGGCGTTTCGAAGTAGCGAGGATCGATCGACGACTCGGGCACGAATTCGCGGACGGCGACCGTGGACGATGCGGACAGCGCGGCGGTCTTGAAGTCCTCGTTGGTCAGCACGATGAACTTGCCCTTGCGGTATTCGTAGCCTTTGACGACGTCATTCCAGGGCACTTCGGTGCCGTCGGCGGTGCAGACCCGTTGATAATGGATCGGCGCCATGTCGTCGTCGTGAAGCATGTGAAACTGGATGCGGTCGTTGTCGCGAATCGCGCGTTTGAGCTCGACGGGGACCGTCACCAATCCGATGCTGAGCGTGCCTTTCCAGATCGTCGCCACCTGGGCCTCCGCTCGAGTCGACACACCATCAGTTCAGCAAGTCCGGTACCGGTCAGTCATGCGCCGGCGCCGGGCGTGCTAACTGTCTGGGCGCTCGGTGGGTGCCTGTTGGCCGGGACCGGGCAGCGCAGGGAACTCGCCGCCCGCAGCCTCCGCTTGCAGCAGGTGCCCGATGGTCCGATAGCGATAGATGACGGCCGCGTTGTTCTGGAACAGGCCGCCCGTGTCGGCACTGGGACCGTACGTCGAGTAGAGCGGCTGTCCCCAGAGTCGAAGGTAAACGGTGAGCTGTCCGCGGTGGTGCGAGGAATGAGTGAGGCGGCGTGTGAGCACCCAGGCGCGCGACCGCTGTGTGTCGAAGAACGTGGTGGTCGCCTCGAACCACTCGTCCGGCTTACGCTCGAGTTCTGTTAGGCGCACGGCGGACGCGGCGGCGTAGTGTTCGAGAAAGGACAGCCGGCTCTCCAGCGGGGGCAGCATCGGCAACGGGACGGTGATGCCGAGCATCGTCCGCATCCAGGTGTCCTCGCTCACGCACTGGTGGACCATGTGCTCGAGCGGCGTCCGGGCACGGGGTTCCGGGCGAAAGGACATGCGTGCGTCCGGAATCTGCGACCAGACGCTCAACGTCTTGATGCGCTCGGTCTTATACGTCTCGACGAGAAAGTCGTATCGCACTGGGCTCTCCTCGGAAAGCGGTGCCGGCGCCGGCGCGCCGGTCGTTACACGAGGAAGGTAGGCACCGGGCGGTCCGCGATGGTAGATTACGGTTCAACCCGATTGGAGATCCCATGCTGAAAGCGTTCGACTTCGCAGATAATGGCCGGACGTTCAGCTGCAGGGTCGAGGCACCGACCAGCACCAGAACAGAATCGTGGTGGTGGTTCCAGGTGTCCGGCGACGCCAACCGGTACGCGCCGTTTCAAGCCAAGTCCAGCGACACGCAGGAGTCGGTGAGGACGCGCATCGCGACCTACTACGCGGACTTGCTGTTCAAGCGGTCTCAGCCGGCGCAGCCGCGGCAGCACTGGGCGCACCGCAACCGGAATACCGCTGCCGCGCCACAGGAGGGCGGGGCTCCCGCTCGCTAGTCCTGGGTCGCGCCGGGATCGAGTCCGGCGCGTCGCGCGAGCGTCTTTTTCAGCCAATGCGGGGCGTTGAGCGCGTCGAGATCCGCTTGCGCCACGCGCCGGCTGGCGACGTTCCAATCGATCACGGGCGCTACGTCTTCGTCGCTGGCGGCGAGAGACGCGAGCGCCCGTTCGACGATCGGCTCACCATCGGGCACCGACATGCCTAACTCGACTTCGGCGCGGCGGCAGAACCGCTCGTGGCGCGCGGCAATTTCGCGCGTGAACGCCACGCCGCGCCGGTCCAATCGCGCGTGCATGGCCTCGTGCACGATGGTGGACGCGATCTGGGACGTCGAAAATTCGGGATTCACGCTGAACGTCAGCTCGACGAGACACGTGCGTTCGTCGGGGAAGTACGCACCGCGACAAGGATAGCGCCTCACCGCAATGCGCGCGAAGTCGCGCACCAGGTGTCGGAAATACCACGGCTGGTGTCGCTCGATGATGCCCAGCGCGTCGTCCAGGCGGGCGAAGATGTGCTCGGTGTCGATGTCAGGCCGTGTGTTTACGACGTCGACCGTGACGCCGCGCAGCGTGCGGGTGCGCGAAACCGAGCCGTAGAGCGACCGCGCGAGGCGGTCCTGCCAGCGCTCCATCGATCTCTCCGTTCGATCGCTGCTAACGATCGCTCTCTTGCGGCGTGAGAGCGGAGCCGATCTCCGCGCACGCTGCGACCAACGCGGTGCAGAGTCCTGCCACGAGCAGCACGACTCCAATGGACAATGCAGGCCGGGTGCGAAACACGAACCACAGCGGCTGCAAGGCGCCGGTTCGGTGACGCGGCAACGGCACGAGGAAGAACAGGCCGCGAGGGTGGCGGATGCGGTCCGCCGCGATGAGCGCGACGCTCGCCAGGAGTGAACCGACCGCGAACCGTTCCAGCCGTTGAATGCGTGCGAGCTTCACACCTTCGCCTTCGCGTCGCGCAACCCTTCAATCACAATGCTGCATCCGGCCCGGCATCGGTTTCACCGTCAGGTCCAGTGTCATGCCTGCACGACGACCGCTTGAACATGCGGACGAGCCACACGACCGCCACGATCGGCAGCACGATGAAAACGAGGAACTTGAAGGCCAGAATCGTGATGAGTCCGACGACCACCAGCAGCAGGATCGGGAAGCCAAGGATGGCGAGGCCGAGTAGCGGTCGCAGGGCGATCAGGCGGAGTATGGCGGCAATCATGTCGGAGTCCGATGGGCTTTCTCAATACTACGAGAGAAACCGGTCGGATGGTTTCCGATCGGATCCTTCTTTTTCCGGTTCTTCGGAAATTTCCGGGAAACAAGGGCAAGGTGCAGCGAAGGTTATGACCCTTGGATCGTGAGGCTGGGCCCGGCCGAGCAGAGTGATACGCTCATGAAGACGCGGACACGGCGCGGACACGATGGACACGACAGGACAAAAGAAAGTCTTTGCTTGTTATCCGGGCTGTGCCCGTTGTGTCCGGCTTTGTCGCGGCCCTGAGGAGCGCGCTTCAGTCCTTGTACGGATAGTCCGGGTCGGACAACCGCTCGGCGCGCGCAACACCTTCGGGTCCGGCGATCTGCCGGGCAAGGTCGAGCAGCATGGGACTGAGGTGCTCGCCAAAGCGGAGCAGGTTCACCGCGCGATCGCGGCGTGCGAGGAGGAACGCGAGGATCGGCTTGTCTGCCTTCTGCGCATTGCAGTCAGGACAGGCGAGAACGAGGTTGTCGCGGCGATCATAGGCAGTCTGGCCGCGGCGTGGCGTCACGTGATCGAGCGTGATCGCATCGGGATGAACGCGTCGTTCGCAGTACGTACATACGGCACCGTGGCGATCGAGCAGCCACTGACGCGTGTTCGTGTAAGCGGTACGACTTGTTGGCAGCGAGGTGTGCTGCTGGTGTGCTCGCGCGGGACTGCGGCGTCTGCGCGCGGATGGGCGGGTGCGACTCAGTGGTACAAGGGGCTTGAGGGTGATTAATGCAACATTCGACTACGCTGTAACATAGCGACAAGGTGTTGACGTGGGAAGCTCCGCCGGCGTCACGCGCGCCCAGGACCAATCCAGCGAGTTGGGCGTCATCAGCCGATCGACCGTGAACTACGGGCCGTCAGGGTTAGAACAGCCCGACTTTTCCCTTCACGGACGCGATGAGTTTTTGCGGATCGTATCCGATGCCGTCGCGGAACACCATCTCGACGTGCTCGACGTCGGCGATATTCGTCGACGGGTCTCCATCGATCACGAGGAGGTCCGCCTGCTTGCCCCGGGCGATCGAACCGACGTCTTTAGCGCGGCCGAGGTAGGTGGCGCCGTTCAACGTGCCAACCTTGATCGCCTCCAGTGGCGTCAAACCGCTTTCGACGAGCAGTTCGAGCTCGCGCTGGTTCGAGAACCCGGGGACGACGCCGCCACCGCCGGTCGGGTCAGTGCCCGACAGCAGCAGTCCGCCCGCGCGCATGAATGCGACTTCGAGGGCGCGTGCGTGCGCAAAGATCGCCTCGAAGCGCCGCGTCGTGTCGCGCTGCGTCGCGGCGTAGCGCTGTTCGAACTGCTCCCGCAGGATCGGGTCGAGCACGTCGAGCCCGCGCGGCATGGGCCGGCCCGGCGTGAACGTTTCGAACACCGTGAGCGTGCTCGTGATCGCGACGTGATGGTCCACGAGAAACTTGATGAGGTCGCGTACGCGCGCCGAGTCCGGGGTGAGGGTAGCGATGGTCGCGAGTCCCGTGTTCTGCCCCGGGCAGACATCCGGTTGCTTGTTCGGCACGAAATCCGTGGACACGAAGAATCCGTGCTCCAGGTTGTCGATGCCTAACGAAGCCGCTTCGCGGTATGTGACCGAGCACAAGTGGCCGGTCACCTTCAGTCCGCGCCGATGCGCTTCGGCGACCGCCGCACCGAGCTCGGCGCGGGTGATGTGCATGTACACCTTGAAGGACGTCGCGCCGGCGTCGGCCCAGAAGTCGACCATGCGGCGCGCATCGTCCGGTCCGGTGAGCTCGTGTATCTGATCGAGGCCTAACCCAGGCCCCTCGAGATACGGCGCCGTGGCGTCGATCCACGGTCCCGGCTTCTCACCGCGCGCGATCGAGCGCGCGAGCCCGATGTCGCCGTAGCCGTTCATGTTGCCGCCGGTACGCATCGACGTCACACCGCCGGCGAGATAGAGGCGCACGAAGCTCTCGGCGACGTTTCCGTAGACGCCGGGGCCGGTGGGATAGAACAGGTGCTCGTGCACCATCACCAGTCCGGGGATCACCGATTTGCCGGTGAGATCCAGGACGCGCGCGCCGGACGGCACGGCAACGGCGGCTGCCGCGCCGATCTGCGTGATGCGTCCGTCGCGCACGATTACCGTCTGGTCGGCGCGCGCCGGCGCACCCGTGCCGTCGATCACGCGCACGTGCGTGAGGGCGACGATGTTGGTGTCGATCGCGACGACTTCCCGGACCGCGGGCGACAGCGTCGGCCGCGCCCCTTGCGCGCGAACACGAACGGAAGCTGCCGCGGCGAGCATCAGTCCCGCGGCGGCCCAGCGTGCGAGCATCATGACGTGTCTTTCGTTAGGCGGCGGCGCCCGGCGCGCCTCCGCGGTCAGGACCCCGACGCCGGGACCAGATCGAAATCGTACACCAGGTGGATGCTGTCCGCCACGCTCAGCACCGAGCCGACCCTGGGCTTGTCGAGCTTGAAGTCGTCGAACGTGAAGCCGGTGGATGCCGTGCCGCGCACTTCGCCGTTTCGCAAGTATGCCGTCACCGCCCAGCTCGTGGGCCGCGTCACGCCGCGCACGGTGAGATCGCCAAGCAACGTGAACGTCACCTTGCCGGTATCCGGAATGGGCGACGGCAGACCCTGAAACTGCTTCGGCACCAGCGTCACCGTGGGATATTGATCGGTCTGCAGCGTGCGGTGTTGGATGTAGCCATCGCGCATCGACCGGTCGCTCTTCAGCTTCGTAATGTCGACGACGAACTTCGAGTCGGACCCGATCTGTCCTTGGTCGTCGACCGAGATGCCGCCGGAAACGCCATCCGTGACGCCGACGGCGTCGCTCGGGAAATTGATGCTCGCCAGCTGCTCGCGCACGAAGTAGCGCGCCGAGTTGTACTTCGGACCGACGACGAGGTGCACCGGCGCGTGTGTGCGAGGGACTGAACGCATGCGTGCGCCGAGCTCGCTCGAGCGCGCCGGCGGCGCGGCCAGGGTGATGATTGCCGTCCCGATGACCAGCCCCGCACTCACTGCCACTCCAAGTCTCCGCATTCCTTCTCCTCCAAACCGTGGGTCGGGCGGTCGCGGCCAGAATAGACGGCGTCGCCCGGCGTGATCTTACCACGCGGTACAGCACAGTACCAACTCGGTCGCTGATGTCGTGCCGGTGACATTCGAGACGGGGTGAGCGAATAGATTGGCGCGGTGGACTTGACGAGCTCGTCACAACCGATCACTGTTGCGCTCGATGCTTCCGCGCGAACGGCCGAGGCTCGCCGCGATCGCGCATCGGGGCGGGCGCCCTCGTCGGCGTCGGCATGGCTCCGCCCGTTAGACGCTCGGCCCTCCTGTCTCGCGTTCTCCCTCACGACGAGGTCTCATGCCTGAATACGCTGTCCGCCGCATCGCACGTCGCACATCCATCATTTTGCTCGGCGTCGCGGTCGCTGCGTGGGCACATGCGGCTGCCGGCGCCGTTCCGTCATCGGGGATCGGGAGCGCACCATCGCCCAAGGGAACGCTCTTCATCGTGGGCGGCGGCGAACAGCCGAAGGAGCTGGTGCAGGCGTTCGTTGATCTGGCCGGGGGAACGCGCGCCCGCATTGCGGTCGTGCCGACGGCAACCGAAGAGTCGGCGGAGGCCGGGAAGGAAAAGGTGGACGAGCTGCGCGGCTATGGCGCGCAGGCGTTCGTGATCGACGTCTCGCGCGCTGAAGCGCAGAGCGATTCGATCGTGAAATTGATCGGCACGGCCACCGGCATCTGGTTTGGCGGCGGCGACCAGGTCAAGCTGGCCGATTCGTTAGTCGGGACGGCGGCGTTGCGTGCGATGCTGGCGCGCTACGAGGCCGGCGCCGTGGTGGGCGGGACATCGGCGGGCGCGGCGGTGCTCAGCGACTCGATGATCACCGGCAACCAGAAGCGGCCCGACGCGGACAGCGTGGGCTACTACGGGGACGAGTTCCCGAACATCGCGCGCGGCGCGATCCAGATCAAGCCGGGCTTCGGGTTCATCCGCAACGCGATCGTGGACATGCATTTCATCCGCCGCGAGCGCGCGAACCGGCTTCTCGAGGTGGTGCTGGAACGGCCATCACTGTTAGGCGTGGGCATCGATGAGGGCACGGCGGTGCGCGTCGATCCCGACGGGAAGTGGACGGTGCTCGGCCGGAGTGCGGCCATCGTGCTCGACGCGCGGGACGCGCGCGTGACGGGCTCGGCGGCCCCGCGCCTCGGCGCGTCCGGCGTTCATCTCTCTCTGCTGCCCGCCGGCAGCACGTACGACCCGCGGACCGGACGCGCAACGCTTCCAACGTCCTGACCTGCGGCGCTCCCTTCGTTAGGCGGCGGGACCTCATCGGGCCCGCAGCTTCACCGTCACTCCCACGGGGAGGAACATCGATGAGGCGCTTTACCCCCAGCCGAGCAGTCGCCCTGCTGCTCGGCCTAACGTTGTTCGGCGCGCGTCCGGCCGTCGCCCGAGCGCAGCAGAACGCGGTCGTGCGCGGCACCGTCACCGATTCGGTGTCGGGCCAGCCAGTGACCGGCGCGCAGATCGCCGTGGCCGGCCAGGCGCGCGGCGTCACCAGCGATCGCGGCACGTATCTGGTCAATGCCGCGCCCGGGACGGTCACCGTGCGCGTGCAGCGCATCGGATTCTCGCCCGCCGAGCGGCAGGTCACGCTCGCCGCCGGCGACACGACCACAGTCAACTTCGCGCTGCACGGCGTCGCCGTCACGCTGGCGCAGGTGATGGTAATCGGATACGGAACCGAGAATCGCGCGCGCGTGACCGGCGCGGTGTCGACCGTGAACGGCAGCGATGTGCAGAACCAACCGGTGGCCGGCCTCGACGCTGCGCTGCAGGGCAAGGCGCCCGGCGTGCAGGTGATCCAGAACGCCGGCGATCCGGGCAACGGCATCACGGTGCGTGTCCGCGGTGCGGCGTCGATCTCGGCGTCGAACCAGCCGCTGTACGTCGTGGACGGCGTTCCGGTGCAGACGGGCGATTTCTCGCAGCTCGGGCCTAACGGGCAAGGCCTCACCGGCGTCACGGGACTCGATCCGAGCGAAATCGAGTCGATCACGGTGCTCAAGGATGCGGCGTCGGCGGCCATCTACGGGTCGCGCGCCTCGAATGGCGTGGTGCTCATCACGACCAAGCGCGGCAGCGCGGGCGCTGCGCACTTCTCGTTCGATGCTAACACGGGGTGGCAGCAGCCCGAGCGCTACCTGAGCCTCATGAACGCGAAGCAGTACGTCGCCTTCATGAACCAGGGTGCAGAGAACGACGGCGACAGCGACCCGTTCACGCCGGGGATCGATGACGCGCATTCCACCGATTGGCAGCGCGCCATTTTCCGGACGGCGCCGGTCGGCAACGTGCATCTCGGCCTGAGCGGCGGCAGCGATCGTCTCAAGTACTATCTCGGCGGTTCGTACTTCGGGCAAACCGGAATCGCGCTCGGGTCGTCGTACAGCCGCGTGTCCGGACGCGCCAACGTCGACTTCGATGCGACGCCCGATTTTTCCGTCAAGACGTCGCTGGCCTACTCGAAGGAGCTCGACCACCGCATCCCCGGCGACAACAGCCTGACGGGCGTCGTCACCAACGCGATCGGCGAGGCCTCGATCTATCCGGTGCGTGCGCCTAACGGCCAGTTCGCGGGCAACGACCAGAATCTGTACTACGCGAATCCGGTGGCGATCGCCGAGCTGAACAACCTGCCCACCACCACCGATCGGTTTCTGGGCAACGTCGAGGGCATCTACCACTTCATGCCGAGCTTGTCGCTCACGGGACGGGTCGGCGCGGATATCCTGACGATGAACGAACTGGAGTGGGACTCGCCGCTCGTCGATGGCACGTACGCGGCGCAAGCCCGCGGCGTCGCCAAGAGCGGCTACAGCACCGGCAACCAGTATGTGCTCGAAGGATTTCTCACCTACACTCACGAGAACGCCGAGGCCGCGAGTCTCAACATCGTGGGCGGCGGCAGCGTGGAGTACAACACCGATCAGCTGAACTTCGTGCGCGCGGAGGGCTTCAGCAGCGATCAGTTCCACTATGTGCGAAACGGAACGGTGATCACGAGCTTCGATGGCTTGCCGTTCAACAACAATCTCGTGTCGGCGTTCGCGCGGGCGAATTACTCGTACAAGGACCGGTACCTGCTGTCCGGCAGCATCCGCACGGACGGATCGTCGCGTTTCGGACCGAACAATCGGTACGCCGTGTTCCCGGCGATCGCCGGCGGTTGGGTGATCAGCGAGGAACCGTTCATGGGGAACTTCGATCAGAAGTTCGGCAGGCTGAAGCTGCGGGCGAGCTACGGCGTGACGGGCAACCAGGGGCTCACGGGCGATCAGGAGATCTCGGACTTCGCGTATCTCGGGTTGTATGGGACGTCGAACTATGGCGAGAATCCGGGCATCGCGCCGACAAATTTCGCGAACCCGAACCTCAAGTGGGAATCGACGCACGAGTTCGACGGCGGCATCGACTGGTATCCGTTCGGCGGCCGCCTAACGGTGATCGCGGACTACTATCACCGGCTGACGTCGAATCTGTTGGTGAACCGGCCGATCCCGGCCACGACCGGCTTCGCC comes from Gemmatimonadaceae bacterium and encodes:
- a CDS encoding Ku protein: MATIWKGTLSIGLVTVPVELKRAIRDNDRIQFHMLHDDDMAPIHYQRVCTADGTEVPWNDVVKGYEYRKGKFIVLTNEDFKTAALSASSTVAVREFVPESSIDPRYFETPYFLIPGKGGEMAYAVMREAIRKTQTIGLGTIVIHQREHIAGLKAVGNALVLELMRFADELVDESDYAFPSTKEVRQAELNMAQQLIDGLKAAFQPERYRDQYHANLMKIIKSKMKGTHASLEEPETAKGDDKVIDLMQRLQQSLAGAGKHGRTGARRGRTAARRTRTTRKRAARSA
- a CDS encoding HNH endonuclease, giving the protein MTLKPLVPLSRTRPSARRRRSPARAHQQHTSLPTSRTAYTNTRQWLLDRHGAVCTYCERRVHPDAITLDHVTPRRGQTAYDRRDNLVLACPDCNAQKADKPILAFLLARRDRAVNLLRFGEHLSPMLLDLARQIAGPEGVARAERLSDPDYPYKD
- a CDS encoding amidohydrolase family protein, with protein sequence MMLARWAAAGLMLAAAASVRVRAQGARPTLSPAVREVVAIDTNIVALTHVRVIDGTGAPARADQTVIVRDGRITQIGAAAAVAVPSGARVLDLTGKSVIPGLVMVHEHLFYPTGPGVYGNVAESFVRLYLAGGVTSMRTGGNMNGYGDIGLARSIARGEKPGPWIDATAPYLEGPGLGLDQIHELTGPDDARRMVDFWADAGATSFKVYMHITRAELGAAVAEAHRRGLKVTGHLCSVTYREAASLGIDNLEHGFFVSTDFVPNKQPDVCPGQNTGLATIATLTPDSARVRDLIKFLVDHHVAITSTLTVFETFTPGRPMPRGLDVLDPILREQFEQRYAATQRDTTRRFEAIFAHARALEVAFMRAGGLLLSGTDPTGGGGVVPGFSNQRELELLVESGLTPLEAIKVGTLNGATYLGRAKDVGSIARGKQADLLVIDGDPSTNIADVEHVEMVFRDGIGYDPQKLIASVKGKVGLF
- a CDS encoding TonB-dependent receptor gives rise to the protein MRRFTPSRAVALLLGLTLFGARPAVARAQQNAVVRGTVTDSVSGQPVTGAQIAVAGQARGVTSDRGTYLVNAAPGTVTVRVQRIGFSPAERQVTLAAGDTTTVNFALHGVAVTLAQVMVIGYGTENRARVTGAVSTVNGSDVQNQPVAGLDAALQGKAPGVQVIQNAGDPGNGITVRVRGAASISASNQPLYVVDGVPVQTGDFSQLGPNGQGLTGVTGLDPSEIESITVLKDAASAAIYGSRASNGVVLITTKRGSAGAAHFSFDANTGWQQPERYLSLMNAKQYVAFMNQGAENDGDSDPFTPGIDDAHSTDWQRAIFRTAPVGNVHLGLSGGSDRLKYYLGGSYFGQTGIALGSSYSRVSGRANVDFDATPDFSVKTSLAYSKELDHRIPGDNSLTGVVTNAIGEASIYPVRAPNGQFAGNDQNLYYANPVAIAELNNLPTTTDRFLGNVEGIYHFMPSLSLTGRVGADILTMNELEWDSPLVDGTYAAQARGVAKSGYSTGNQYVLEGFLTYTHENAEAASLNIVGGGSVEYNTDQLNFVRAEGFSSDQFHYVRNGTVITSFDGLPFNNNLVSAFARANYSYKDRYLLSGSIRTDGSSRFGPNNRYAVFPAIAGGWVISEEPFMGNFDQKFGRLKLRASYGVTGNQGLTGDQEISDFAYLGLYGTSNYGENPGIAPTNFANPNLKWESTHEFDGGIDWYPFGGRLTVIADYYHRLTSNLLVNRPIPATTGFATYWDNIGNVLNRGFELGLSSVNFRSDDKNGFSWNTDFNISFNHNEVTALFQNQPFGDGDNFRPISRVAVGEPIGEFYVLHFKGVNPQTGDAIYADVNGDGEITSDDRVDAGNPQPKFFGGLRNTWSWKGFSLAGFLEFSYGAKVFNLMRIFADDGGYNYDNKFTYALNAWTHPGQITNEPRASFDGTSGAREISDRFIEDGSYLRISEVTLSWHIPDNLMPVRSLQNTTLYVSGHNLHNFTKYTGYDPDVNSNGSTSNIALGTDYYAYPRARTFSIGLSTNW
- a CDS encoding YceI family protein, with translation MAVSAGLVIGTAIITLAAPPARSSELGARMRSVPRTHAPVHLVVGPKYNSARYFVREQLASINFPSDAVGVTDGVSGGISVDDQGQIGSDSKFVVDITKLKSDRSMRDGYIQHRTLQTDQYPTVTLVPKQFQGLPSPIPDTGKVTFTLLGDLTVRGVTRPTSWAVTAYLRNGEVRGTASTGFTFDDFKLDKPRVGSVLSVADSIHLVYDFDLVPASGS
- the ligD gene encoding non-homologous end-joining DNA ligase, yielding MPATRKKTARKRSVRQKAAARGTAGKLRTYRRKRDFETTPEPAGGAAPARISGPRALQFVIQKHAASHLHFDFRLELDGVMKSWAVPKGPSLDPSVKRLAMQVEDHPIEYNAFEGTIPQGEYGGGTVMIWDRGTYTSDPPSPNPEDALRRAYAKGDLKFELDGERLHGSWVLVRTKRGSPDKPQWLLIKHRDDAARPGADIAAEVDTSATTGRTMDEIASGKRARRGRKTSGTDPRAVWHSNRATDVDLPALEPMLARVGSEVPQDDGWTFEPKYDGIRVLAYATADQVRLMTRNGLDKRAQFPEIVDALEKLARRARRPLVLDGEIVSLVRGKPGRFQGLQSRVHVQGAADIARLVKDAPAALMAFDLLLDGDDVLVGEPWSERRKRLEMRLRNRTDAHLRLGDTAPGGAREMLRKARASGWEGVMAKRMDAPYALGQRSNAWLKLKLEREQEFVVGGYTEPRRSRQYLGALLVGYYDGDRLIYAGHVGGGFDHQSLHDVHAQLVKLGRKTSPFANPPKPNEPAHWVRPQVVVEVKFNEWTDDGLLRQPVFLGTRDDKDARDVTREPAPGVEKLEEEMR
- a CDS encoding cyanophycinase, with product MPEYAVRRIARRTSIILLGVAVAAWAHAAAGAVPSSGIGSAPSPKGTLFIVGGGEQPKELVQAFVDLAGGTRARIAVVPTATEESAEAGKEKVDELRGYGAQAFVIDVSRAEAQSDSIVKLIGTATGIWFGGGDQVKLADSLVGTAALRAMLARYEAGAVVGGTSAGAAVLSDSMITGNQKRPDADSVGYYGDEFPNIARGAIQIKPGFGFIRNAIVDMHFIRRERANRLLEVVLERPSLLGVGIDEGTAVRVDPDGKWTVLGRSAAIVLDARDARVTGSAAPRLGASGVHLSLLPAGSTYDPRTGRATLPTS
- a CDS encoding DinB family protein, whose translation is MRYDFLVETYKTERIKTLSVWSQIPDARMSFRPEPRARTPLEHMVHQCVSEDTWMRTMLGITVPLPMLPPLESRLSFLEHYAAASAVRLTELERKPDEWFEATTTFFDTQRSRAWVLTRRLTHSSHHRGQLTVYLRLWGQPLYSTYGPSADTGGLFQNNAAVIYRYRTIGHLLQAEAAGGEFPALPGPGQQAPTERPDS